ATGGATATGATGTAGCAATTGACCAAAATGAGGTAATTTTTGGAAACTGGAAAAATGATGATAAAGCAATTGATGGTGGAGCTGTTTTAATTACAAATATTGGTGAAACAATTAGTGAAGAAGTAAATGATACTATTCCTCATCAATTTACTTTTACAGATAAAACTGATGCTTCCTTAGATGAAGTAGTAAGTTCATCTATAACAATTACGGGAATAAATCAAGAGACACCTGTATCAATAATAAATGGTGAATATTCATTAGATGATGGTATAACTTGGCAAACTGAAGCATTAACTCTAGAAAATAATCAATTAGTAAAAGTAAGACATCAATCTTCTTCTTTTTATGCAACTAGTGTCGATACAATTTTAACAGTTGGAACTATAAGTGATACTTTCTCTTCTAGTACAATTACAGAGCCTTTAAAAACAGTTCCTACAATAATTGGAAAAGTTGGATACAGTTTAGAAAATGATGCTTTTATCTTCTCTTTTGAAGAGGATGAAGCTTGGGAAAGTGCTATTAGTCAAGTTTATTACAAAGCTGGAGTAAATAGTGAATATTCATTATTAAAAACATATGAATATGAAATAACAAGCGGACAAATAAAACTTATAATCAATAGTTCAACAACAGTTGATTTAAGAACACCATATTCAGTTAATGATACAAATGGATCAATAAAAATTATTGCAGATGGATATGAAGACAATACTCATTCAATAGCGTCTGTAACAAGTGGTAAAAATGCTATTAAAATAGAAAATAGTCCACATCAAGATAATACTACAATAACAGAAGCAAATCTTGATGCTGCAAAGATTTATGTAATTTTAGGAAATTCTTTAGAGTTTAAAGACAACATCTTAGATGTAAATAACTTCACTTTAAATCTTGCACCAATAGGTACTACAATTTCATCTGTAACTTATAATGATAGTAGTTCTGCAATTGTTACTTTAGCTTACGATGGAAGCGATTTTGATACTAATGCTGAAGTAAATGTAGTTGTTAATAAAAATGAATTAAATACTAATGTAACTGTAAGCGGGAAATATCCAATTACAGTTACTGCTATAGATGAACAAAACGGTGGTTCAACTAGAGGACAAGCAATAGACCCATATATTGTAAATGCAAGATTTTGGTATGATGCAGATGGTGATTCACAAGAAGATGAAGATGAAATATCTTCTTACTCAAATGAAAATGGTGAGTTTATTTTTAACATTCAAGTTCCTGAAAATGCATTGATTACAATGCTTGATAAAGGTTTACATAATGGTAAGGTTTTTGATGGTAATTTAAGTGCTAAATATTCTAGTTCAAAACAAGGACTTATTTCACCTATTACATCAATTAGTACTTTAGGTTTCACGAATCAAGAAATTATTAGCTTATTAGTTACTAATGGTTTTGATGCAAATTTAAGTGTAGAAGAACTTTATTTGGATCCTTTTGATTCAAGTATTTTACTTGAAGATATGAGTATAGCTACAGATGAACAAAAAGCAAAACTTAGAAGAGTATTACTTTCAAATGTAATAATTAACTCTGCAATTATGGCAAATTCAAGTGGATATGACATAACTAAATCAAATTTAGAAGATTTTTTTAATACAGTTTATTCAGCTAGTGAGGAAGGTGATTTTGAAGGTGCACCCCAAGATACTACAATCTTAAAATTCCTAATATCTTTGGGAAATGAGGTTTTATCAAATGATAAATTAGGTTCACAATCGAAAATAAGAGCAAGAATCTTTGTAACAGTTTCTGAATATGTAAGTAAAAGATTAAAAGATTCTATTTCAGGAGGAGGAAATCCGATTTGGGAGTTTGGATCTATACTTTCGGAATCTCAAAATATGATATATCCTTTATCTTATGCATATACAAAATCTTTATTCAACAATATGACTAATCCAAAATTTGCTTGGGTAGAAATTGATTTTAATTATAGACCAATATTAATGGTAAATAATCAAATATTAGGTGATTTTAAAAAGCTTACACTTATTTACAAAGACAGCTCAAACGATGAACAAACAATAGAATTTATAAGAGATAATCAAGATTTTACTGAAAATGATGTTACATCAGGACAATGGATGATTCAAGATAGAAAAGTTCTAGCAAATGGAAAAGAATACGAGATTTTAGGAGATAAAATCATTGTAAATGGTGAAACTTTTGATATTCGTGATGTAATAGTTCAAAAAGAAGATGATAGTTTAGAAAACTACTATGAAGAACTTCCTCAATTTGAAAGTTCAAACTTAACTAATAATGAAACATATGTTGATTTAGATACTAATATTATATTTAATTATGACAAGGTTTTAGAAGCAATTCATGTTAATAATACTAAGTGTTATATACAAAAAGCAAATGAATATAATGCCGTTGAAGTTACACCACAGCAATTTTCAGGAGCTAGTATAATATATAAACCAAGTGAAGATTTACTTTACAATCAAAAATACTCTTTTACTTGTTCTATTTCTTATGGAGAACAATCTTCGTATAAAAGTATAAGTTTTACAACTCTTCCAAAACCTTTACCTATTGTAAAAACAGGACAAGAAGATAACTTCTCTTTAAACAATGATATAAGTAGATCTAGAAACGGAAATATTGTAAAAGATGAGAATACAGGTTTAATGTGGAATGATGATGGTTTCAATGAAACAAGAACAAACTCTTCTGCAAAACTATATTGTAGTGCTTTAACTGTAGATACATATGATGACTGGAGATTACCAAGTGCAAAAGAGATGCAAACACTTATTATTTTTGATGATACTTCTCCTTCAAATATAGATAGTTTCGTTAATTTGATTCATTTTGATTATTGGACTAGTACAAAAAGTGTTGAATCAAGTACTTGGAATTCAGATCAATATATAAAAATTAAATTTCCGAATGAAATGGGAACAGAAATTGAAGCAGGTGGAAATAAATTTATTTGTGTAAGAGATTATGAACCCAGTGAAGAAATCACTGTAACAGAACTACAATGGCAAGATTTATCAAATGATGCAAAAACTTGGGCAGAAGCAAACACTTATTGTGAAAGTTTAGCAGGAACATGGAGATTACCAAGTATTCAAGAGTTATTAACGACAGCAGGAGGAAAAGAAGTTATTAATGATACTTATTTAAATTCATTAAACTCAAGCTTTCAAGGCTCTTTAGTTGATAACTATTGGTCTTCAACTATTTATAATTCGGATAATACAAGAGCTTATAAAATGTCTGCAAGATATGGTTCAATTAGTACAAGTTCAAAAGACACTACTAATAAAGTGCTTTGTGTTGGTGCTTTATAAATAATTAATATAACATGAAGAAATTTAATCAAAGATTTTTTCGTGTTATGACTCACTCACAAGTATAACTATTCAACAAAGAATTCTAAGTGCTGAAATTATGATTATTTATTATTGATTAACTTAAAATGAATATAATAGAATACAAGATAAACATAAAATAGGATTTTAATATATGTTATTAATGCAATTAGAAGCAAGAGAAAAATTTTCATTTTTACAATTAGCTCATTATTTAGCTAGAATTGATAAGAGTTATGGAAAAAGAGAAGAAGAAGTGATCTTAGATTATTGTACTGAAATGGGAATTGAGAATTTAGATTCATTTGAAATTGACACTTTTTGTTTAGAAGAGAATTTAAATAACTATAAATCTACTCGAAGTCAAAGAATAATTCTTTTAGAACTAATGATTTTAATTCACATTGATAATAATTTTCATGTTAATGAAAAACATTTAATAAAGAAAATGACAGAAAAATTTGGATTTGATTTAAAAGATATTGATGACTATTCTCAATGGGGAAAATCAGTAGCAATGCTTTCACAAGTTGCAAATATCTTTATAAATGAAGGAAATTAGTAAAATAACAATTATTTAAATTTTTTTACTAGGAAAATTTAGGTAGAATGCGATTATGGAAATAATAGAAACATTAAATAATAAACTTGATAAATTATTACATGATTACGAAAGATTAAAGCTTGAGAATCAATCATTAAAGCAAGAACTTGAATCAATGCAAAATGATAATGATGAATTAGCTAGAAATAATCAAGATATGTTTCTTCGAATTGATAGTACATTAGCTCTAATAAAGGCACAAAAAGGTGAATAAAGACATAACTTTTCATATTAATAATATGGCTTATACTATAAATGTTACTCCTGATATGGAAAAAGAACTTACTAAATTTTTAGACTTAAATAAAAACAATGATACTAAAGATTTACTAGCTGCATATATTAGAATCACACAAGAATACTCAACATTTAAAGAAGATGTTAATCAACTTTCAACAAAATTAGCAAGATTTTAATGGCTAAAGCCTTCTCTTTATTAGAAGTTTTACTTGTAATTGCAACAATTTCAATAGTTTTAACATTTGCTATTCCTAAGTTTACAAATATCATCTCAAATTCAAATATCTCAGACTTAAAATCAAATCTTGCAATTATTAGAAATAACATAAGCAAATTAAAAACTTCACAAGTTTTATTAAATAAAAGTACAATAATAGATAGTTTAGACAATGCAACAATTGATAAAAAAGATGAACTACTATTTACAGAAGTTCTAGACTTTTCAATAATTTCCACAAATTCAGCTATAAATGAAGTTGGTAAATGGTTAAAGGTATCAAATAATTCATATAAATATATATTATCTTCAAGTAAAAATGTTGTGTTTTTACTTGAAGATAATAGTTTTAAATGTAAAAGCAGTTTTGAAATATGTAAGGAAATAGAATAATGTTTTATTATGAAGTATCACTATTAAAATCTCCGCTTAATCCTCTTACATACCAAAGCGAAGAAGAACTACAAGTAGGTAGAAAAGTAGCTGTAAAAATACGAAATAGAAAAACTTTAAGTGATGGTGTAATAATAAAAGTAGTAGAAAAACCAGAATTTAAATGTGTAGATATTGAAGAAATTACAAATGAATATTATGATAGTAAAATGCTTGAAATTTCTCATTTTGTATCTCAGTACTATGTATGTTCTTTAGGCGAAGCTTTAAGTGTTTATGCACCTTTTAATAATGAAATCAAAGATAAAGAAGAAGAACTAACTTTTGATTGCCAAATTAGCTTATCAACTCAGCAGTCAAAAGCATATGATTTTTTAAATGAAAAAAAGCAAGCACTACTTTTTGCAAATACAGGTTCTGGAAAAACTGAGATTTATATTAAAATAATAGAAAAACATTTAAATGAAAATAAACAAGCAATTTTATTAATGCCTGAAATCTCACTAACTCCTCAAATGCAAAAAAGACTTGAAAAAGTTTTTGATAAAAGCGTTGCTATTTGGCACTCAAAAATCACAAAAAAGAAAAAAACAGAAATACTTCAAGGTTTACAAGAAGGAAGTATAAAGTTAATAGCAGGTGCTAGGTCTGCTTTATTCTTGCCATATTCTAACTTAGGCGTAATAGTTGTAGATGAAGAGCATGATGAGTCTTATAAGAGTGATTCAAAGCCAAGATTTCATACAAAAGATTTATCTATTTATATGGCTAAGAAATTTGATATTCAGCTTGTACTTGGAAGTGCGACAGTATCAACAAGTTCTTTTCATAAAATACCATTTTTTAGACTTACACAAACATATCATGATACTAGTAAAAAATACAGCTTTGATGATAGTGACGATAGCTTATCAGTAAGTGTTTTAAATCAAATTTCAAAAACATTAGAATCAAAAAATCAAGTGATTATATTTTTGCCAACACGAGCAAATTTTAAGTATCAAATATGTACATCTTGTGGTAAATCAGTTGAGTGTCCTTATTGTTCTGTTTCTATGAGTTTACATAAAAATGATTTAGCTTTAAAATGCCATTATTGTGGCTATGCACAGCAAATTCCACAAGTTTGTCCTTCTTGTAATACAGGGATTATCCATAATTTAAGAGTAGGAACTGCTCAAATAGAAGAAGAGTTAAACGAAATCTTTAAAGACAAAGTAATCAAAAGATTTGATAGAGATAAGGTAAAAACAAATACGCAGTTAAAAACTATATTAAATGAGTTTAATAAAGGTGATATTGATATCTTAGTTGGAACACAAATGCTTTCAAAAGGACATGATTATCATAATGTAAAATTAGCAGTAGTTCTAGGAATTGACTCACTACTTAATATGAACTCATACAAAGCAAGAGAGCGAGCCTTATCTTTACTTATTCAGATATCAGGAAGAAGTGGAAGAAAAGGTGAGGGTGAAGTAATCATCCAAACTAAGAATGAAGAGTTTTTTGACTTTTATTTAAATGAATCAAATTATGAAGAGTTTTTAGAAACAGAATTAGAGTTTAGAGAGGGTCTTTATCCTCCATATTTAAAAATGGCAAAAGTAATATTTGCACATACAAATGGACTAAAAGTAAAAGATGAACTTGATTTTTATGTAAAAAAATTAAAAGAAAATAAAGATATTGAAGTAGTGGGATTTGGACAATCACCAATTTTTAAAATGGCAAATAAGTTTAGATATGAAATTATTTTACGTTCATCAAATGTAAAAGCTCTTTTAACCTCTCTTCATAGTATTACGTCGCCTATGGCTTCTATTGATATGGATACTATTTATTAGTAACCAATACTATTACCCCAGAAAATGAATCTGCACTTTTTACTTTTATGATATAATGAGATAAGTTATTATATTTACAAAATAGGATAGTCATGTCTAAAAGAATAGAAGCCTTACTTGATAATAAAGCACTATTTCTAAACTCTGCTTTAAAAGAAGCACAAGAAGAAAAATCAAGACTATCTATGCTTTTATCAAGAAATAAACAAAGAATAAATGAAATCCAAGAAGAAAAAGCTAGCTTTATTAGCCAGTTTAAAGATACAAAATACCAAGAACTACTAGCTATAAAAAAAGAACAAAGAAACGTAGAATCAGAAATAAACGCAATAAAATTCCAAAATAAAAAACAATCTATTATTTCTCCAACAGATGGCTTTGTAGCAAAAATGATGATAAATACAATAGGTGGTGTAGTAACACCAGCTGAAAAACTAATATCAATAGTTCCAAAAGACGCACAACTAATAGTAAAAGTAAATGTACTAAACCAAGATATAGGTTTTATAAAAAATGATATGATTTCAAAAATCAAAATAGATACCTTCTCTTTTCAAAAGTATGGATTCTTTGAAGGAACTATCATAAACGTAGGAAGCTTTTCCCTTGATGATGAGAAACTTGGACCAATTTATGAAGTGAAAATTGAACCAAATGGTAAAACTTTGATGGTAGAAGGGAAAGAGCGATATTTAGAAGCTGGTATGAGTCTAACTGCTGAGATAAAAGTAGGTAAGAGAAGAGTTATTGAGTTCTTTATATATCCAATTATTCGGTATTTGGATGAAGGGTTGAGTGTTAGATGATGAAAATAATATGTAATAAAAAAATTAAACTAAAAAAGGAAAAAAGATGAGCCTTGAATTAGAAGATATTGAAGAGATGGATAAGGTAGTAGAAATAGTTGAAAAAAATGGAAAAAGATATATAGATGATGAAGAGATACTTATAGAACTTAGATTAATTACTTTAGGTAATTTCTCGATTAAGATATTTTTGTTTTTATGTGGATTAGTTACATTATTAGCTTTTATTGATAAAGGAGAATATGCTAATCCTATTACATATATCGTGTTTGGGATATGTTTATATATTTTTATTATGACAATAAATATGTTTATAAATATTTATAAATATAAACTATATATTACAGAAAATCATTTTATTACATATAGATATGTAAAGATTCATAAAAATGATATATATTTTAAACATATGTCTAATCTGGAGTCAAAATTTTTAGGAAAACAATGGAAGTTATATACTAACAATTTTTTTATATGTAATTATTTTGAAGAATCAAATTATGATAAACCAAATTTTAGAGATGTGATGTACAAAATCTCAAAAAATGATTTTTTTTATAAAGATCCTGCCTCGGATCTTTATAAAAAAATAAGTATTCTTAATAATAATATAAAGATAAAACTAATTAAAAAAGGAGAAGAATAGAATGGCAATTGGAGAATATACAAATATAGGTGGAAATGCTGGTAATTATATCCCTATAACGATAGTGAATGAAAATAGGGGTCAGGTCATGAATTTCCACTTTTCAAACAAGAACACTTTTTTTTAATTAAA
This sequence is a window from Poseidonibacter parvus. Protein-coding genes within it:
- a CDS encoding primosomal protein N', producing MFYYEVSLLKSPLNPLTYQSEEELQVGRKVAVKIRNRKTLSDGVIIKVVEKPEFKCVDIEEITNEYYDSKMLEISHFVSQYYVCSLGEALSVYAPFNNEIKDKEEELTFDCQISLSTQQSKAYDFLNEKKQALLFANTGSGKTEIYIKIIEKHLNENKQAILLMPEISLTPQMQKRLEKVFDKSVAIWHSKITKKKKTEILQGLQEGSIKLIAGARSALFLPYSNLGVIVVDEEHDESYKSDSKPRFHTKDLSIYMAKKFDIQLVLGSATVSTSSFHKIPFFRLTQTYHDTSKKYSFDDSDDSLSVSVLNQISKTLESKNQVIIFLPTRANFKYQICTSCGKSVECPYCSVSMSLHKNDLALKCHYCGYAQQIPQVCPSCNTGIIHNLRVGTAQIEEELNEIFKDKVIKRFDRDKVKTNTQLKTILNEFNKGDIDILVGTQMLSKGHDYHNVKLAVVLGIDSLLNMNSYKARERALSLLIQISGRSGRKGEGEVIIQTKNEEFFDFYLNESNYEEFLETELEFREGLYPPYLKMAKVIFAHTNGLKVKDELDFYVKKLKENKDIEVVGFGQSPIFKMANKFRYEIILRSSNVKALLTSLHSITSPMASIDMDTIY
- a CDS encoding type II secretion system protein, with protein sequence MAKAFSLLEVLLVIATISIVLTFAIPKFTNIISNSNISDLKSNLAIIRNNISKLKTSQVLLNKSTIIDSLDNATIDKKDELLFTEVLDFSIISTNSAINEVGKWLKVSNNSYKYILSSSKNVVFLLEDNSFKCKSSFEICKEIE
- a CDS encoding HlyD family efflux transporter periplasmic adaptor subunit; the encoded protein is MSKRIEALLDNKALFLNSALKEAQEEKSRLSMLLSRNKQRINEIQEEKASFISQFKDTKYQELLAIKKEQRNVESEINAIKFQNKKQSIISPTDGFVAKMMINTIGGVVTPAEKLISIVPKDAQLIVKVNVLNQDIGFIKNDMISKIKIDTFSFQKYGFFEGTIINVGSFSLDDEKLGPIYEVKIEPNGKTLMVEGKERYLEAGMSLTAEIKVGKRRVIEFFIYPIIRYLDEGLSVR